CGCCCACGCCGGGCGCGACGAAATTGATCTTGTACTCGGCGGTGAGCACCGTCTCGCCGTCGCGCACGACGGTCGCGGCCGCCGCCGCCGTGGCGTCGTCCACCAGGAAGCCGATCGCCCCGCCGTGGAAGAAGCCGTTCTGCTGGGCCACCTCCTTGCGGAACGGGAGCGACAGCACGACCCGCCCCGGCGCGACCTCGTCGATGCGGACGTCCAGGTGGTGCAGCATGCCCTGGCCGTTCAGGCCTGCATGGATGCGTTCGCGGATCGTCGCGAACCCGGGCTCGGCTGTCTCGCTCATCGTGATTCCCCCACGCCTTCACGGTCGAGGTAGGAAGCGGACCTTGCGGAAACCAAGACCTGGCGTCAGCCCCTTCGCGCGCGGGTTCCCCGCCGTCACGATTGCAGGCCTGAGGCCCGGCGCGCTAAGCCCTCGTCCGATCCTTCGAAAGCCGGGTTTGGGGAGGCGCATGAGCATCAGGGGCCAGGCCTATGTGATGGGGGCGTTCGA
The Phenylobacterium zucineum HLK1 genome window above contains:
- a CDS encoding PaaI family thioesterase produces the protein MSETAEPGFATIRERIHAGLNGQGMLHHLDVRIDEVAPGRVVLSLPFRKEVAQQNGFFHGGAIGFLVDDATAAAAATVVRDGETVLTAEYKINFVAPGVGERLVCRAETIKAGRTLIPVEARVYAVKDGVETLCAVALASMAVRAFDRLKGGQA